A single Prochlorococcus marinus XMU1410 DNA region contains:
- a CDS encoding histidine triad nucleotide-binding protein has translation MTETTIFQKIINEEIPCDKLYEDKFCIAFNDIQAQAPVHFLVIPKKPIISLLECIEQDANLLGHLLFVGSKIAKSKNLTNWRTVINTGAESGQTVFHLHIHFLSGRKMNWPPG, from the coding sequence ATGACTGAAACAACAATATTTCAAAAAATCATTAATGAAGAAATACCCTGCGATAAGCTTTATGAAGATAAGTTTTGTATTGCGTTTAATGATATCCAGGCACAAGCTCCAGTACATTTTTTAGTGATTCCTAAAAAGCCAATAATCAGTTTATTAGAGTGCATTGAGCAAGATGCAAATTTATTAGGGCATTTACTTTTTGTTGGTAGCAAAATAGCTAAATCAAAAAATTTAACTAATTGGAGAACAGTAATTAACACTGGGGCAGAATCGGGACAAACAGTTTTTCATTTACATATTCATTTTTTATCTGGAAGGAAAATGAATTGGCCTCCAGGTTAA
- a CDS encoding YggT family protein: MLVNSLQILDISLGISLSYLTIVFLIRLILTWYPKIDLSKGLWLLVSIPSSSILNLTRKLIPPIGGVDVGPVIWIGFISFLREILVGQQGLIKLALHTHIS, encoded by the coding sequence TTGCTTGTAAACTCTCTGCAAATTTTAGATATTAGTCTAGGAATTTCTCTTTCATATCTAACTATAGTTTTTCTTATAAGATTAATACTTACTTGGTACCCAAAAATTGATTTAAGTAAAGGTTTATGGTTATTAGTTTCAATACCATCAAGCTCTATTCTTAATTTAACAAGAAAACTGATTCCTCCTATTGGAGGCGTTGATGTTGGACCCGTAATTTGGATCGGATTTATCAGCTTTTTAAGAGAAATATTAGTCGGTCAGCAAGGGCTTATAAAACTTGCATTGCATACACATATTTCATAG
- the psbX gene encoding photosystem II reaction center X protein, whose protein sequence is MFQISNLLLAADFSAEVANNSAVGMIGSFIAAALLIVVPATAFLIFVSQKDSLDRTSTGRR, encoded by the coding sequence GTGTTTCAAATCTCAAATTTATTACTAGCCGCAGATTTTTCTGCTGAAGTTGCAAATAATTCCGCAGTGGGAATGATAGGTAGTTTTATTGCTGCCGCCTTACTTATCGTTGTTCCAGCTACTGCATTTTTGATTTTTGTCAGCCAGAAAGATTCCCTCGATCGTACTTCTACTGGAAGACGCTAG
- a CDS encoding glycosyl transferase, with protein sequence MYFGLTAMKKESVAVVIISNGPGELTTWVNPVVDELNKINKSLCDEDKQDFTLRLVLVPCPNATGKEFLVANSWKKFELITKSKSFWKLLIKPHSFADWPKKGIVIFLGGDQFWSILLAKRLGYFNITYAEWVSRWPKWTNEIAAMNGKVKELIPKRYKYKCKVIGDLMADIKLNSEISLRKKEKRYIALLPGSKKAKLSIGIPFFLEVADHIAKENQNINFIIPIAPTTDKSEYLFFQSNKNPIAKYYSSKIKTIKNFKDSSFDYVIETSKKTKIYLIKKHPCYEILKECDLAITTVGANTAELAAISLPMLVVLPTQHLNMMNAWDGIFGVIGKISFINRFLTFIIKNFYFKKKRFFAWPNIKAKRMIVPERIGNISTIKIAREVLFLIKNRDQLKTIRDNLNKERGDKGAAKKLASIIVNSIKKL encoded by the coding sequence ATGTATTTTGGTTTAACTGCAATGAAAAAAGAATCAGTTGCAGTAGTTATAATTTCCAATGGTCCTGGTGAATTAACTACATGGGTAAATCCTGTAGTGGATGAGCTAAACAAAATAAATAAATCACTATGTGATGAAGATAAACAAGATTTCACTCTTAGGTTAGTCCTTGTTCCTTGCCCAAATGCCACTGGTAAAGAATTTTTAGTTGCAAATTCATGGAAAAAATTCGAATTAATTACAAAATCCAAAAGTTTTTGGAAATTATTAATAAAGCCACATTCTTTTGCTGATTGGCCAAAAAAAGGAATAGTTATTTTCCTTGGTGGGGATCAATTTTGGAGCATTTTATTAGCTAAAAGATTAGGTTATTTTAATATCACATATGCTGAATGGGTTTCCCGATGGCCTAAATGGACCAATGAAATTGCTGCTATGAATGGAAAAGTAAAAGAGTTAATACCTAAAAGATATAAATATAAATGTAAAGTAATTGGCGATTTGATGGCAGATATCAAACTTAATAGCGAAATATCACTAAGAAAGAAAGAAAAACGCTACATTGCATTATTGCCTGGTTCTAAGAAAGCAAAGCTTTCTATTGGAATTCCTTTTTTCTTAGAAGTTGCAGATCATATCGCTAAAGAAAATCAAAATATAAATTTTATAATCCCCATTGCACCAACTACTGATAAAAGTGAATATTTATTTTTTCAAAGCAACAAAAATCCAATTGCTAAATATTACTCATCAAAAATTAAAACAATTAAAAACTTCAAAGACTCTAGTTTTGATTATGTAATTGAAACATCAAAAAAAACAAAGATTTATCTAATCAAGAAACATCCTTGCTATGAAATATTAAAAGAATGTGATCTTGCAATTACAACTGTAGGAGCAAATACTGCAGAATTAGCAGCAATTAGTCTGCCAATGTTAGTTGTTCTGCCAACTCAACATTTAAATATGATGAACGCTTGGGATGGTATTTTTGGAGTAATTGGAAAAATTTCATTCATAAATAGATTCCTAACTTTTATAATTAAAAATTTCTATTTTAAAAAAAAGAGGTTTTTTGCTTGGCCAAATATTAAAGCTAAAAGAATGATTGTCCCTGAAAGGATAGGTAATATTTCGACAATAAAAATTGCAAGAGAAGTATTATTTCTTATTAAAAATAGAGATCAATTAAAAACTATTAGGGATAATCTAAACAAAGAA
- a CDS encoding Ycf66 family protein, whose amino-acid sequence MVNASLNWASIVGIVLAVCGGGLYFLRSFKPALARDYDVFFAAIGLLCGGILFFQGWRLDPILQFGQFLLAGTTVFFAYESVRLRGVATDQARRSSYFDDDPISDVPRNSRDRFNDDYDRFQESERPSRRFKPQEDEFEEDYTEGRSRRRNVSRVIPSAAASRSRPSTREISQFENDMPTRRRRQTSEDRNRKQPETNNFGERRNLSPDEVKTGSRPRMNRTVSRQDNISPPADSSPLRKKPTRSPIRQQTSTAQVEDASFKDANQAKKPRETRRVSSSARSSSKNQNSRYNVGTNKKKPRDNSSRFDD is encoded by the coding sequence GTGGTCAATGCTAGTCTCAATTGGGCCAGTATTGTTGGTATAGTTCTCGCGGTATGTGGAGGAGGCCTTTATTTTTTGAGGTCCTTTAAGCCTGCCTTGGCGCGGGATTATGATGTTTTCTTCGCAGCAATTGGACTTTTGTGCGGAGGAATATTATTTTTTCAAGGCTGGAGGTTAGATCCTATCCTTCAGTTTGGTCAGTTTTTATTGGCAGGAACTACAGTTTTTTTCGCATATGAAAGTGTGCGATTGAGGGGAGTTGCTACTGATCAAGCTAGAAGGTCATCTTATTTTGATGATGATCCTATTTCTGATGTTCCAAGAAATTCTAGAGATCGATTTAATGACGATTATGATAGGTTTCAAGAATCTGAAAGACCATCAAGAAGATTTAAACCTCAAGAAGATGAATTTGAAGAAGACTATACGGAGGGGAGATCTCGTAGGAGGAATGTTTCAAGAGTCATACCCTCTGCTGCAGCAAGTAGAAGTAGGCCATCTACAAGGGAAATAAGTCAGTTTGAAAATGACATGCCTACAAGAAGGAGAAGACAGACTTCTGAAGATAGAAATAGGAAACAACCAGAAACAAATAACTTTGGTGAAAGAAGAAATTTATCTCCTGATGAAGTTAAAACAGGGTCAAGACCCAGAATGAATCGTACAGTTTCTAGACAAGATAATATCTCTCCTCCTGCTGATTCTTCTCCATTAAGAAAGAAACCTACTAGATCCCCTATTAGGCAGCAAACTTCAACAGCTCAAGTAGAAGATGCTTCATTTAAAGATGCTAATCAAGCTAAAAAACCACGTGAGACTCGTAGAGTAAGCTCTTCAGCTAGATCAAGTTCAAAAAATCAAAATAGTAGATATAACGTTGGAACAAACAAGAAAAAACCTAGAGATAACAGTTCTAGATTTGATGATTAA
- a CDS encoding ABC transporter ATP-binding protein/permease: MNKAVNNKSKILYQLQKLRKLSQPFFLPIDQCNGLQFIWLLISLLFCVGGVVLVGLTGIISFFESFQPIFLEKYFGGVVSTVNSIWAGSWGLLFSALFLIGSGSFFSLRRQLKNRRWLHWLFLAIIVLMLLAVNGINAGIGFIARDLTNALVEKQEDGFYRILGIYACCFAVALPIRVSQIFFTYKLGIIWREWLSKSLVKDYMTNKAYYQLNPNDEEQTDVDNPDQRITDDTRAFTGQSLSFTLGIFDALLTFSLNILILWSISTTLTFSLFGYAAFATSILLIAGKNLVKIDFDQLRYEADFRYGLVHIRDNAESIAFYSGENPERSETERRLGEVVRNFNLLIIWRVIIDVMRRSINYAGNFFPYLIMAIPYFKGDIDYGRFIQASFAFGMVEGSLFFIVNQIEELAKFTAGIGRLEGFQSKVESISQTNPTSNQNVISDYPSILINNADLCPPGSNKTIIKNLNLSIDNNQSLLVVGPSGCGKTSLLRMISGLWEPDQGVIKKPKIGELLFIPQKPYMLLGSLREQLCYPTEVKKFSDEHLTSVLHEVNLKTLVDRYPNLDIKQDWPRILSLGEQQRLAFARLLLNSPRFAVLDEATSALDINTEKKLYSLLKERELSLISVGHRPSLKDFHENILELNGQGDWKLLTSDKYNFKD, translated from the coding sequence ATGAATAAAGCAGTTAATAATAAATCCAAAATACTGTACCAATTACAAAAATTAAGGAAGCTATCTCAGCCGTTTTTTCTTCCCATAGATCAATGTAATGGACTCCAATTCATATGGCTTTTAATTTCTCTTTTATTCTGTGTTGGTGGAGTAGTACTTGTTGGTCTTACAGGAATAATAAGTTTTTTTGAAAGCTTTCAACCAATTTTTCTTGAAAAGTATTTCGGAGGTGTAGTAAGTACTGTCAATTCAATTTGGGCTGGGAGTTGGGGATTGCTTTTCTCTGCTTTATTTTTAATTGGATCAGGAAGCTTTTTTAGCTTAAGACGTCAATTAAAAAACCGTAGATGGTTACATTGGTTATTCCTTGCGATAATTGTATTAATGCTTTTAGCTGTAAACGGAATAAACGCAGGTATTGGATTCATTGCAAGAGATTTAACAAATGCTTTAGTAGAAAAACAAGAAGATGGTTTTTATCGGATATTAGGGATTTACGCTTGTTGTTTCGCTGTGGCTCTACCAATACGGGTTTCCCAAATATTTTTTACATATAAGTTAGGAATAATTTGGAGAGAATGGCTTTCAAAAAGTCTAGTCAAAGATTATATGACTAATAAAGCTTATTACCAGTTAAATCCCAATGATGAAGAACAAACCGATGTAGATAATCCCGATCAAAGAATCACAGATGATACCCGAGCTTTTACTGGGCAAAGTCTTTCTTTCACATTAGGTATTTTTGATGCCTTACTAACATTTTCACTTAATATTCTTATTTTATGGAGTATTAGTACAACACTTACTTTTTCTTTATTTGGTTACGCCGCATTTGCAACTTCTATCCTCTTAATTGCTGGAAAAAATCTTGTAAAGATTGACTTTGATCAACTCAGATATGAAGCAGATTTTCGATATGGCTTAGTACATATTCGAGATAATGCTGAATCAATAGCCTTTTACTCTGGGGAGAATCCTGAGCGAAGTGAAACTGAAAGACGCTTAGGAGAAGTGGTGAGAAACTTTAATTTACTGATTATATGGAGAGTAATAATAGACGTCATGAGAAGATCCATTAATTATGCTGGAAATTTCTTTCCATATTTAATAATGGCAATTCCTTACTTTAAAGGTGATATTGATTATGGACGCTTTATTCAGGCAAGCTTTGCATTTGGAATGGTTGAAGGTTCGTTATTTTTCATTGTTAATCAAATCGAAGAACTTGCAAAATTTACTGCTGGTATTGGCAGATTAGAAGGATTCCAATCAAAAGTTGAATCCATTAGTCAAACCAATCCAACAAGTAATCAAAACGTTATTTCAGATTACCCCTCAATTCTTATTAATAATGCTGACCTTTGCCCACCAGGATCAAATAAAACAATAATTAAAAATTTAAATTTGAGCATCGACAATAATCAATCACTTTTGGTAGTAGGACCATCTGGGTGCGGAAAAACATCTTTACTAAGAATGATTAGTGGTTTATGGGAACCCGATCAGGGAGTAATTAAAAAACCAAAAATTGGGGAATTATTATTCATACCTCAAAAACCATATATGCTACTTGGTTCTTTAAGGGAACAATTATGTTATCCCACAGAAGTTAAGAAATTTAGTGATGAACATCTTACTTCTGTACTGCATGAAGTAAATTTAAAAACTTTAGTGGATCGGTATCCTAATCTTGATATCAAACAAGATTGGCCACGAATTCTTTCCTTAGGAGAGCAACAAAGATTGGCTTTTGCAAGACTCTTACTAAATTCTCCAAGATTTGCAGTACTTGATGAAGCAACAAGTGCTTTAGATATTAACACTGAAAAAAAACTATATAGTCTACTTAAGGAAAGAGAACTTTCTCTTATTAGTGTTGGACATAGACCTAGCTTAAAAGATTTTCACGAGAATATTTTAGAATTAAATGGACAGGGAGACTGGAAATTATTGACATCTGATAAGTATAATTTTAAGGATTAA
- a CDS encoding SufS family cysteine desulfurase translates to METIQNFPEITKKDFPLLNKNLKSNEQIIYLDHAATTQKPIQVLKKIDEYYKNFNANVHRGAHQLSAKATEEFENARYLISKFIKANSAKEIIFTRNATEAINLVARSWGESSLKENDEILLSIMEHHSNIVPWQMVAAKNKCKLKFIGIDKDGKLDIDDFKSKLTSRTKLVSLVHISNTLGCCNPIKAITKLAKQKGSLVLIDACQSLAHQKLDVTDLNIDFLAGSGHKLCGPTGIGFLWSRKEILEKIPPLFGGGEMIQDVFEETSTWAELPHKFEAGTPAIAEAIGLAEAINYINNIGLNEIHEYEKTITKYLFEKLNLIKNIEIIGPSPEIDPNRASLATFYMKNIHSNDIAEILDSKGICIRSGHHCCQPLHRYIGIKSTARISMNFTTNKEEIDMFIEKLKDTIEFLKINS, encoded by the coding sequence ATGGAAACGATTCAAAATTTTCCTGAAATAACGAAGAAAGACTTTCCTCTTCTAAATAAGAACTTAAAAAGTAATGAGCAAATTATTTATTTAGACCATGCTGCAACCACACAAAAACCAATACAAGTCTTAAAAAAAATTGATGAATATTACAAAAACTTTAATGCTAATGTACATAGAGGGGCGCATCAATTAAGTGCTAAAGCAACAGAAGAATTTGAAAATGCACGATATTTAATTAGCAAATTTATAAAGGCGAATTCAGCAAAAGAAATTATTTTCACAAGAAATGCTACTGAGGCAATCAATCTAGTAGCTAGATCATGGGGCGAATCTTCATTAAAAGAAAACGATGAAATTCTATTATCAATAATGGAGCATCATAGCAATATTGTTCCATGGCAAATGGTAGCAGCAAAAAATAAATGCAAATTAAAATTTATAGGTATAGATAAAGATGGGAAATTAGATATAGACGACTTTAAATCAAAACTAACTTCTAGAACTAAACTTGTTAGCCTAGTACATATTAGTAATACTCTAGGTTGCTGTAACCCAATCAAAGCAATAACTAAATTAGCTAAACAAAAAGGTTCTTTAGTGCTAATAGATGCATGCCAAAGTTTGGCTCATCAAAAACTGGATGTGACTGATCTTAATATAGATTTTTTAGCTGGATCAGGACATAAATTATGCGGTCCTACAGGTATTGGTTTCCTCTGGTCAAGAAAAGAAATCCTAGAAAAAATTCCTCCTCTCTTTGGAGGTGGCGAAATGATTCAAGATGTTTTTGAAGAGACAAGTACTTGGGCAGAGCTACCACACAAATTTGAAGCTGGAACTCCAGCCATTGCAGAAGCAATAGGTCTTGCAGAAGCGATCAATTATATTAACAATATTGGATTAAATGAAATTCATGAATATGAAAAGACTATTACTAAATATTTATTTGAAAAATTAAATCTAATAAAAAATATTGAAATCATAGGTCCATCGCCGGAGATAGATCCAAACAGAGCCTCACTTGCGACCTTTTATATGAAAAATATACATTCAAATGATATTGCTGAAATTCTTGATTCAAAAGGAATTTGCATCAGAAGTGGCCACCATTGCTGTCAACCTCTTCACAGATACATTGGAATTAAATCAACAGCTAGAATCAGCATGAATTTCACAACCAATAAGGAAGAAATTGATATGTTTATAGAAAAATTAAAAGATACTATTGAGTTTCTAAAGATCAATTCTTAA
- a CDS encoding alpha/beta hydrolase family protein, translated as MSNDDQLKVRQTVSKKKSFKELTIVRDIIFWIDLVGEGQNENAIFARPFNEKEAFPQKLTSKKYNIKNNFHGYGGKSYKCINFKNNFYLIWIDQITKAVWFQIFKEESSIDRSQNKYLVSVQEPNQLSKSIDGNFDSSFVISEKNLLYGICEINNKDFLFSLNLKKTKQDIHRIKKFKNFAGELSSNISANLLSWIEWDSPYMPWEKNELFFAQIDQDGEIQKIKKFSNKLINSKKNVSFFQPYWISETYLVCSEDSSGWWNLLFLDVSEIDNIFIKKRVERNLFEYGAPQWVTGITFFSGNKKNLFCVAKKENSLIVEQYKDLEFVKEFSTPFTSISDFSVFRKKVLLKGYGSDFLGIVFEIDFAKKVLSNFSEQIFFDHIKYCSKPETFWFKGFEDKSTHCFLYRPLVENFRKPPLLVRAHSGPTSCFDGSYNSEVQYWTSKGFFVAEVNYGGSSGFGKAYRERLNYKWGIVDSYDCKALALELIKSNQVDSEKVVIFGNSAGGLTALNCLLYGSIFTAAICKYPVIDLKDMHYNTHRFEKDYLNSLVGNYAKNRDDYIYRSPINHINKIKKPILLFHGKKDTVISYKQTLKIQEILIQNNKYSEVIFFDNEGHGFKNIENKEVVMQKSQEFLKNALNI; from the coding sequence ATGAGTAATGATGATCAGTTAAAAGTTAGGCAAACTGTATCTAAAAAAAAATCTTTTAAGGAATTAACTATTGTTAGGGATATCATCTTTTGGATTGATCTTGTTGGTGAAGGTCAAAATGAAAATGCTATTTTTGCAAGACCATTTAATGAAAAAGAGGCTTTTCCTCAGAAATTAACAAGTAAAAAATATAATATTAAAAATAACTTTCATGGATATGGTGGTAAATCTTATAAGTGTATAAATTTTAAAAATAATTTTTATTTGATATGGATAGATCAGATTACCAAGGCAGTATGGTTTCAAATTTTTAAAGAGGAATCGTCAATTGATAGAAGCCAAAATAAATATCTCGTTTCAGTTCAAGAACCTAATCAACTATCTAAATCAATTGATGGAAATTTTGATTCTTCATTTGTCATTTCTGAAAAAAATTTATTGTATGGAATTTGCGAAATAAATAATAAAGATTTTTTATTTTCTTTAAATTTAAAAAAAACTAAGCAAGATATTCATCGAATAAAAAAATTTAAAAATTTTGCTGGAGAATTATCTTCTAATATATCTGCTAACTTACTTTCCTGGATAGAGTGGGATTCTCCATATATGCCCTGGGAGAAAAATGAGCTGTTTTTTGCTCAAATAGATCAAGATGGCGAGATACAAAAAATAAAAAAATTCTCAAATAAGCTTATAAATTCCAAAAAAAACGTTTCTTTTTTTCAACCCTATTGGATAAGTGAAACATATTTGGTATGTTCTGAAGATAGTTCTGGATGGTGGAACTTATTGTTTTTAGATGTTAGTGAAATTGACAATATCTTTATTAAGAAAAGAGTAGAGAGAAATCTGTTTGAATATGGAGCACCACAATGGGTCACTGGAATAACATTTTTTTCAGGGAATAAAAAAAATTTATTTTGTGTAGCAAAAAAAGAAAATAGTTTAATAGTGGAACAATATAAAGATCTTGAATTTGTTAAAGAATTTTCTACTCCTTTTACCTCAATTAGTGATTTCAGTGTTTTTCGGAAAAAAGTTCTTTTAAAAGGTTATGGATCTGATTTTTTGGGAATTGTATTTGAAATTGATTTTGCAAAAAAAGTTTTATCAAATTTTTCTGAGCAGATATTTTTTGACCATATAAAATATTGTTCAAAACCTGAAACATTTTGGTTTAAAGGTTTTGAAGATAAATCAACTCATTGTTTTCTTTATAGACCGCTTGTTGAAAATTTTAGAAAGCCACCGCTCCTTGTTAGAGCACATAGCGGACCAACTTCATGTTTTGATGGATCATATAATTCTGAAGTTCAATATTGGACGTCTAAGGGATTTTTTGTTGCTGAAGTCAATTATGGAGGATCATCAGGTTTTGGCAAAGCATATAGAGAGCGGTTGAATTATAAATGGGGTATTGTTGATTCTTATGATTGCAAAGCACTAGCTCTTGAATTGATTAAATCAAATCAAGTTGACAGTGAAAAAGTAGTAATTTTTGGGAATAGTGCTGGTGGGTTAACTGCCCTGAATTGTTTATTATATGGGTCAATTTTTACAGCAGCAATTTGTAAATATCCTGTTATTGATTTGAAGGATATGCATTACAACACTCATAGGTTTGAAAAAGATTATTTAAATTCTTTGGTAGGAAATTATGCAAAAAACCGTGATGATTATATATATAGATCACCGATAAATCATATTAACAAAATAAAAAAACCTATCTTATTATTTCATGGAAAAAAAGATACAGTTATTTCTTATAAACAAACTTTAAAAATTCAAGAAATTTTGATTCAGAATAATAAATATTCAGAAGTTATTTTTTTTGATAATGAAGGGCATGGTTTTAAAAATATCGAAAATAAAGAAGTAGTAATGCAAAAATCTCAGGAATTTTTAAAAAATGCTTTGAATATTTAA
- a CDS encoding chlorophyll a/b-binding protein: protein MNSKEEQTNSEVTNLENESFIEQQKDPNYINEQIGDNQLDEKSMGIKDEYKFGWSSYSEKTNGRFAMIGFLSIILIELLSKQSFLKWAGIL from the coding sequence ATGAATTCGAAAGAAGAACAAACTAACTCAGAAGTCACTAATCTAGAGAATGAGAGTTTTATAGAACAGCAGAAAGATCCAAATTATATCAATGAACAAATTGGAGATAATCAATTAGATGAAAAATCGATGGGAATTAAAGATGAATATAAATTTGGATGGAGTAGTTATTCTGAAAAAACTAATGGAAGATTTGCAATGATTGGCTTTCTTTCAATAATATTGATTGAACTACTTAGTAAACAATCGTTTTTAAAATGGGCAGGAATCCTATAA
- the accC gene encoding acetyl-CoA carboxylase biotin carboxylase subunit, whose protein sequence is MVEKVLIANRGEIALRIVRSCRELGIATVAVFSTVDKKALHVQLADEAVCVGDSLSNKSYLNIPNILAAATSRGVDAIHPGYGFLAENDKFAEMCNDHGIVFIGPSPKAIRSMGDKSTAKETMEAVGVPTVPGSKGLLSNVDEAYKLADDIGYPVIIKATAGGGGRGMRLVEKSDNLEKMFKAAQGEAEAAFGNDGLYMEKFIKKPRHVEIQILADRSGNVVHLGERDCSVQRRHQKLLEESPSPAINTELRKKMGNAAIAAAKSIGYEGAGTVEFLVDDDNFYFMEMNTRIQVEHPVTEMVTGVDLIAEQIKIASGANLEFNQDDIHLNGHAIECRINAEDPSHNFRPSPGKITGWLPPGGPGVRVDSHVYTGYEIPPFYDSLIGKLIVWGKDRKTAIKRMNRALNECAVTGIPTTINFHLTLLNKSKFKQGKIHTKYVEEELLPNY, encoded by the coding sequence ATGGTTGAAAAAGTTTTAATTGCTAATCGTGGAGAAATAGCTTTACGAATTGTCAGAAGTTGTAGAGAACTAGGTATTGCAACCGTTGCAGTTTTTAGCACTGTAGATAAAAAAGCATTGCATGTTCAGCTTGCCGATGAGGCGGTTTGCGTAGGAGATTCATTAAGTAATAAGAGTTATTTAAATATTCCAAATATACTTGCTGCTGCTACATCGAGAGGAGTTGATGCTATTCATCCTGGTTATGGATTTCTTGCGGAAAATGATAAATTTGCTGAGATGTGTAATGATCACGGCATAGTTTTCATTGGCCCATCTCCTAAAGCTATTAGATCTATGGGAGATAAATCTACAGCTAAAGAAACTATGGAAGCAGTTGGAGTTCCAACAGTACCTGGTAGTAAAGGCTTGTTATCAAATGTTGATGAGGCTTATAAATTGGCAGATGATATTGGCTATCCGGTAATTATTAAAGCCACTGCTGGAGGAGGTGGAAGAGGTATGAGGTTGGTTGAAAAATCTGATAATCTAGAAAAAATGTTTAAAGCAGCTCAAGGCGAAGCAGAAGCAGCTTTTGGTAATGATGGTTTATATATGGAGAAATTCATAAAGAAGCCAAGACATGTAGAAATTCAAATTTTGGCCGACAGGTCTGGTAATGTTGTTCATTTAGGAGAGCGAGATTGTTCAGTTCAAAGAAGACATCAGAAGTTACTAGAGGAGTCTCCTAGTCCTGCAATCAATACTGAGCTAAGAAAAAAAATGGGGAACGCAGCTATTGCTGCTGCAAAAAGTATCGGCTACGAAGGGGCGGGGACAGTTGAATTTTTAGTTGATGATGATAATTTTTATTTTATGGAGATGAATACTAGGATTCAAGTTGAACATCCTGTTACTGAAATGGTTACAGGAGTTGATTTAATAGCTGAGCAAATTAAAATCGCAAGCGGAGCAAACTTGGAATTTAATCAGGATGATATCCATTTAAACGGTCATGCTATTGAATGTAGAATCAATGCTGAAGATCCTTCTCACAATTTCCGACCATCACCCGGAAAAATAACTGGGTGGCTTCCTCCTGGTGGCCCTGGTGTAAGGGTGGATAGTCATGTCTATACAGGCTATGAAATCCCTCCTTTCTATGACTCATTAATTGGTAAATTAATAGTCTGGGGAAAGGATCGTAAAACTGCAATTAAACGTATGAATAGGGCTTTAAATGAATGTGCAGTAACTGGTATTCCTACAACAATTAACTTTCATCTAACCTTACTAAATAAATCTAAATTTAAGCAGGGTAAGATACATACTAAATATGTAGAAGAAGAATTATTGCCAAATTACTGA
- the def gene encoding peptide deformylase, with protein MANHFSQLAKKSRTNGNAEKIAKEQPGKPSLDIYKLGDDVLRQNSKRITKVDESIRKLAREMLQSMYAAKGIGLAAPQIGINKELLVIDVNFEDSAAEPLILINPEITNFGTTLNSYEEGCLSIPGVYLNVVRPSTIKLKFRDEMGRPRKMKADGLLARCIQHEMDHLNGILFVDRVTSKDDLNKELLKEGFNEKDVISIN; from the coding sequence GTGGCAAACCATTTTTCACAACTTGCAAAAAAGTCAAGAACAAATGGAAACGCAGAAAAAATTGCAAAAGAACAACCAGGTAAGCCATCTCTAGACATTTATAAACTTGGTGATGATGTATTAAGACAAAATTCCAAAAGAATAACTAAAGTTGACGAATCTATTAGAAAACTTGCTAGAGAAATGCTTCAAAGCATGTATGCAGCTAAAGGAATTGGACTTGCTGCACCTCAAATTGGAATCAACAAAGAGCTTCTTGTCATAGACGTAAATTTTGAAGATTCAGCAGCAGAACCTTTAATATTAATAAATCCTGAAATTACAAACTTTGGAACAACCCTTAATTCATACGAAGAAGGCTGCTTGAGTATACCTGGCGTCTATTTGAATGTAGTAAGACCATCAACTATAAAATTAAAATTTAGAGATGAAATGGGACGACCACGTAAAATGAAAGCAGATGGACTTCTAGCGAGGTGTATTCAACACGAAATGGATCACTTAAATGGAATATTATTTGTAGATAGAGTTACATCAAAAGATGATTTGAACAAAGAACTTTTAAAAGAAGGGTTTAACGAAAAAGACGTTATCTCAATTAATTAA